The following are encoded in a window of Naumovozyma castellii chromosome 8, complete genome genomic DNA:
- the GPX1 gene encoding glutathione peroxidase GPX1 (ancestral locus Anc_2.670) — protein sequence MLNRCISSSIRRFSIITMSDFYKLTARTVDNEAFPFAQLKNHVVLIVNVASKCSFTPQYKQLEKLYTKYEEQGLIILGFPCNQFANQEPGSDEDIKKFCQESFGVTFPLMKKINVNGQKADPIYRYLKERQPGLFGIKSIKWNFEKFLIDKHGNIQKRYSSITKPSEIAQDIEELL from the coding sequence ATGCTCAATAGATGCATTTCCTCGAGTATACGAAGATTCTCAATCATCACTATGTCAGATTTCTATAAATTGACGGCGAGAACTGTCGATAACGAAGCCTTTCCATTCGCCCAATTGAAAAACCACGTTGTTTTAATTGTGAATGTAGCATCCAAATGTTCATTCACCCCTCAATATAAGCAATTGGAGAAACTGTATACAAAATATGAGGAACAAGGACTTATAATTCTCGGGTTTCCCTGTAATCAATTTGCTAATCAAGAACCGGgatctgatgaagatataaagaaattctGTCAAGAATCGTTCGGGGTCACATTCCCtctaatgaagaaaattaatgTAAATGGCCAAAAAGCTGATCCCATTTATAGGTATTTGAAGGAAAGACAACCAGGTCTTTTTGGAATTAAATCAATCAAATGGAACTTCGAGAAATTTTTAATCGATAAGCATGGAAATATTCAGAAAAGATACAGTTCAATAACAAAACCTTCAGAGATTGCCCAAGACATCGAGGAATTGCTTTGA
- the NCAS0H03620 gene encoding lysophospholipase family protein, which yields MQLQDLLLIAAISSNAVQAWSPSNGYAPANVTCADDVNLLREASDLSKDEQDWLKKRNTITAESLKTFLDRSTKNFSDSSSSLLNKLFQDGDNVPKIGIAASGGGYRAMLAGAGMLAAMDNRTSGANDHGLGGLLQSSTYLAGLSGGNWLTTTLAWNNWTSVQDIIDNITVENSIWDIDNSLFSISEMANSSIWTDIANDVKAKQDAGFNVTLADLWGRALAYNFFPDLYHGGAGYTWSTLRDSEVFKNAEMPFPITVADGRYPGTTVISLNATVFEFNPFEMGSWDPTLNSFTDVKYLGTNVSNGKPIDAGQCVAGFDNAGFVLGTSATLFNLMPLPFTSSMLPKSLSVLGDNFTASLADTYNDIAIYSPNPFRDADSVKSNFSKAIVDSDDLFLVDGGEDGEVIPLVPLLQEKRGLDVVFALDFNSDTTTSWPDGSSLVATYQRQFEDQGEGMSFPYVPDTETFIKYGLNTKPTFFGCDAKNLTDLEYIPPLIVYIPNSRYSFNSNTSTLQLSYNSSQRLGMIQNGFESATRGNFTDDPEFLGCIGCAIMRRKQQSLNETLPSECEQCFTNYCWNGTLAGSVAKNSSTTTNVSSSFRSSQTSTLDSSRSAASESSTATRSESRETSSRTSSRTSETSSSSSSMNTRNGAAAAFNLEDSSLLRYILTVFGIIAGIL from the coding sequence atgcaATTGCAAGACTTGCTACTCATTGCTGCTATATCTTCCAATGCCGTCCAGGCGTGGTCGCCATCCAACGGTTATGCTCCTGCAAACGTAACTTGTGCTGATGACGTTAATTTACTAAGAGAGGCTAGTGACTTATCAAAAGATGAACAAGATTggttgaaaaaaagaaacacTATTACCGCTGAGTCTTTGAAAACTTTCTTAGATCGTTCCACCAAGAACTTTtcagattcttcatcatcgttGCTCAACAAGTTATTTCAAGATGGTGATAATGTCCCTAAGATAGGTATTGCAGCTTCTGGTGGTGGGTACCGTGCTATGCTGGCTGGTGCAGGTATGTTGGCTGCCATGGATAATAGAACCAGTGGTGCCAATGATCACGGACTCGGTGGTCTTTTACAAAGTTCCACTTATTTAGCTGGGCTTTCAGGTGGGAATTGGCTAACTACCACATTGGCTTGGAATAATTGGACCTCTGTTCAAGATATCATTGATAACATTACTGTTGAGAATTCCATTTGGGATATCGATAATTCTCTGTTCAGCATATCTGAAATGGcaaattcttccatttGGACCGATATCGCAAATGATGTTAAGGCAAAGCAAGACGCAGGATTTAATGTCACTTTAGCCGATCTTTGGGGGAGAGCGTTAGCTTATAACTTCTTCCCGGATCTTTACCACGGAGGTGCTGGTTACACTTGGTCCACTCTAAGAGATTCTGAGGTGTTTAAAAATGCAGAGATGCCATTCCCAATAACAGTTGCTGATGGTAGATACCCAGGCACTACTGTTATTAGTTTAAATGCCACCgtttttgaattcaatCCCTTTGAAATGGGATCGTGGGATCCAACTCTAAATTCCTTTACTGATGTTAAATATTTAGGAACAAATGTGTCCAATGGTAAACCTATCGATGCTGGTCAATGTGTTGCTGGTTTTGATAATGCTGGTTTTGTTCTTGGGACTTCTGCaactttatttaatttaatgcCATTGCCATTTACCTCTAGTATGCTACCAAAATCATTGAGTGTATTGGGCGACAATTTCACTGCCTCTTTAGCAGACACTTATAATGATATTGCTATTTATTCACCCAACCCATTTAGAGATGCTGATTCCGTGAAAagtaatttttccaaagcCATCGTCGATTCAGATGATCTGTTCCTTGTTGATGGAGGTGAAGATGGTGAAGTTATCCCACTGGTACCATTGCTACAAGAGAAACGTGGACTTGATGTTGTCTTTGCACTAGATTTCAATTCTGATACTACTACATCATGGCCTGATGGATCTTCATTAGTTGCCACATATCAACGTcaatttgaagatcaaGGTGAAGGTATGTCTTTCCCATATGTTCCAGACACCGAAACATTTATTAAGTACGGATTAAACACTAAGCCAACTTTCTTTGGTTGTGATGCCAAGAATTTAACTGATTTGGAATACATTCCACCATTAATTGTTTACATTCCTAATTCAAGATACTCCTTCAATAGTAATACTAGCACTTTACAATTGTCATACAACTCCTCTCAACGTCTTGGTATGATTCAGAATGGATTTGAATCTGCCACTAGAGGAAATTTTACAGATGATCCAGAGTTTTTAGGATGTATTGGTTGTGCCATCATGAGACGTAAACAACAAAGCTTAAATGAAACGCTACCATCTGAATGTGAGCAATGTTTTACCAACTATTGTTGGAATGGTACTCTTGCCGGTTCTGTTGCTAAAAATTCTAGTACCACTACTAATGTCTCTTCTTCCTTTAGATCTTCTCAAACAAGTACCTTAGATTCTAGCCGTTCAGCTGCATCAGAATCGAGCACTGCTACTAGATCAGAATCTCGCGAGACCTCCTCTAGAACCTCCTCTAGAACATCCGAAACTTCAAGTTCtagttcttcaatgaatacCAGAAATGGTGCCGCGGCAGCCT